One segment of Polaribacter huanghezhanensis DNA contains the following:
- a CDS encoding DUF6702 family protein has product MRTKKLLLTLFIIPLFAFTAHKYYLSLTQIEYNTKNKSVEVIINVFIDDLETAFDKIYNKRFELDTKNEPADSDKYFFEYLQKNVKFKINGKAYNYKYIGKEYDGDVVFFYLEIKNVPTLKDIEINNTILLEHFPEQQNLVKSKVNKKYKSVLLTKKEQTGILKY; this is encoded by the coding sequence ATGAGAACAAAGAAGTTACTACTAACACTATTTATAATTCCTCTTTTTGCTTTTACAGCACATAAATATTATTTGAGTTTAACTCAAATCGAGTACAATACTAAAAATAAATCTGTTGAAGTAATTATCAATGTCTTTATTGATGATTTAGAAACTGCATTCGATAAAATTTACAATAAAAGATTTGAGTTAGATACTAAAAATGAACCAGCAGATTCTGACAAATACTTTTTTGAGTATTTACAAAAAAATGTAAAATTCAAAATCAATGGTAAAGCTTATAATTATAAATACATAGGAAAAGAGTACGATGGCGATGTTGTTTTTTTCTATTTAGAAATTAAAAATGTTCCAACTTTAAAAGACATAGAAATTAATAATACTATCTTATTAGAACATTTTCCGGAACAACAAAATCTTGTAAAGTCTAAAGTAAATAAAAAGTACAAAAGCGTTTTACTTACTAAAAAAGAACAAACTGGAATCTTAAAATATTAA